The following are encoded in a window of Fusarium verticillioides 7600 chromosome 6, whole genome shotgun sequence genomic DNA:
- a CDS encoding alcohol dehydrogenase, with amino-acid sequence MADGFMAPPPKAVYVSPVCLGTSNFGDNWAGLLGSCDKPTTEGILNYFYEQGGNLLDTANQYQDGLSEEWVGDWMKKRISLLTYPVIATKYSLSDRGRFTSSEIIANTTGNNAKTLRVCVERSLKRLRTDYIDILYVHYWDYHTSIPEVMQSLNQLIEAGKVIYLGISDAPAWVVSKANQYARDHGLRGFAVYQGLWSAAVRDFKRDIMPMAREEGMALAPWGALGRGNFKTDEQRRNDPGRNASVGVTVQNETAVGKFIAAIAQRKGTIPTSLALAYVMKKYPCTFPVIGGRKIEHLKGNIETLKLDLDKEDIKEIEAAIPFDPGFPHTWLYMGAQPDHPADIWMMGMAGHFDHVPLPESIGPYRE; translated from the exons ATGGCTGATGGATTCATGGCTCCTCCCCCTAAAG CTGTTTATGTTAGCCCGGTCTGCCTTGGTACTAGTAACTTTGGAGATAACTG GGCGGGCCTCTTAGGTAGCTGCGATAAACCCACTACTGAAGGCATTTTAAACTACTTCTATGAGCAGGGAGGCAACCTTCTTGATACTGCTAACCAATATCAGGATGGCTTGTCTGAAGAGTGGGTGGGTGACTGGATGAAGAAGCGC ATTTCTCTACTGACATATCCAGTGATCGCTACGAAGTACTCGCTGAGTGATCGCGGCCGATTTACCAGCAGTGAGATCATTGCCAACACGACTGGTAACAACGCCAAGACCCTACGTGTCTGCGTCGAACGTAGCTTAAAGCGTCTCCGAACCGACTACATTGACATTCTTTACGTCCACTACTGGGACTACCATACCTCCATCCCCGAGGTCATGCAAAGCCTCAATCAGCTTATCGAAGCCGGCAAGGTTATTTACCTCGGCATCAGCGATGCGCCCGCCTGGGTCGTTAGCAAGGCCAATCAGTATGCCCGTGACCACGGCTTGCGGGGCTTCGCCGTATATCAAGGTCTCTGGTCCGCTGCCGTGCGCGATTTCAAGCGGGACATCATGCCCATGGCTCGAGAGGAGGGGATGGCACTAGCGCCATGGGGAGCTCTCGGTCGAGGCAACTTCAAGACCGATGAGCAGCGCAGGAATGATCCTGGGAGGAATGCATCTGTTGGCGTGACGGTGCAGAATGAGACTGCGGTTGGTAAATTTATTGCTGCTATTGCTCAGAGGAAGGGTACGATTCCTACCAGTCTTGCACTTGCCTACGTCATGAAGAAGTATCCATGCACGTTCCCGGTTATTGGCGGTCGTAAGATTGAGCACCTCAAGGGCAACATTGAGACTCTtaagcttgaccttgacaaggaaGATATTaaagagattgaggctgcGATCCCCTTTGATCCTGGGTTTCCCCATACATGGCTTTACATGGGCGCTCAGCCAGATCATCCAGCCGACATCTGGATGATGGGAATGGCTGGACACTTTGACCATGTCCCACTGCCGGAGTCTATTGGTCCATACAGGGAGTAG
- a CDS encoding carbonate dehydratase → MVSRNAGGNIRFAVRDILLLDTRFVIDELVILHHTDCGSTMFTNEWMRDTVKARVGETYWEEIDRIDWGANTDMAESVRGDLEWLRKNEVIRDELKSTARGFLFDIKTGKAEEIKLA, encoded by the exons ATGGTCTCTCGTAACGCCGGCGGAAACATCCGCTTCGCTGTCAGAGACATTCTTCTTCTAGATACCCGCTTCGTGATCGACGAGCTTGttattcttcatcatacTGATTGTGGCTCTACCATGTTTACCAACGAGTGGATGCGCGACACTGTCAAAGCACGAGTTGGTGAGACCTACTGGGAGGAGATTGACAGGATTGACTGGGGCGCCAATACTGA CATGGCGGAGAGTGTTAGAGGTGATCTCGAGTGGCTTCGCAAGAATGAGGTTATTAGGGACGAACTGAAGAGCACGGCTCGTGGGTTTCTCTTCGATATCAAGACTggaaaggctgaggagatcaaACTTGCTTAG